The Montipora capricornis isolate CH-2021 chromosome 3, ASM3666992v2, whole genome shotgun sequence genome window below encodes:
- the LOC138041702 gene encoding adenosine receptor A1-like: protein MNTSNFTGEFRDTSGSPADTELLIVAVYKMILSPLTVFGNGLLVLTGRVDPLRNFRTPSSLFLLTMSTANVFTGAIVEPIFAAVEYNRFFGRNHLLNLAKVGSSLSLLTLNISFGMVFALAVDCFIAVSRPTKYRRWITMKRAKIFVAMVSIIAFTFSILPHGNIDVETVLKVDLHFNSTLNSALLVVSYVLLCVAFQTMTKKSLDLRGAGNTNVRPGTAEVDKIFALQNKFRNLLFIFVVFSTVPAILSTISYHLELYCESCQNDKSIVIVEIVFLNLIFMKCALDPFAFGWRLSRRRQALKRIIFCQLQTVRQMDPIVEPYNQLQETRL from the coding sequence ATGAATACTTCCAACTTCACTGGTGAATTCCGTGACACTTCTGGATCTCCCGCCGACACGGAGCTGCTAATAGTCGCTGTGTACAAGATGATTTTGTCTCCGTTGACAGTGTTCGGCAACGGTCTCTTAGTTTTAACAGGCCGTGTGGATCCCCTGAGAAACTTCCGTACGCCATCATCTTTATTCCTGCTCACAATGTCAACAGCGAACGTTTTCACTGGAGCAATTGTAGAACCCATTTTCGCAGCTGTGGAATACAACCGGTTTTTTGGACGAAACCATTTGCTAAATCTTGCTAAAGTGGGATCTTCATTGTCATTGCTTACTCTTAATATTTCCTTCGGAATGGTTTTCGCTTTAGCTGTCGATTGTTTCATCGCTGTGTCACGACCAACAAAGTACAGAAGGTGGATAACTATGAAACGGGCCAAGATCTTCGTGGCCATGGTTTCAATAATTGCGTTCACATTCTCAATCCTTCCCCATGGTAACATTGATGTAGAGACTGTTTTGAAAGTGGATCTACATTTTAATTCAACACTAAACTCCGCTCTCCTTGTAGTGTCATATGTCTTACTATGCGTCGCTTTTCAAACCATGACCAAAAAATCGCTCGATCTTCGCGGAGCTGGGAACACAAATGTCCGCCCTGGCACGGCAGAAGTCGACAAAATCTTTGCCCTCCAGAACAAATTTCGCAACCTGTTGTTCATCTTTGTCGTCTTCTCCACCGTCCCGGCAATTCTTTCAACAATTTCCTATCACTTGGAATTGTACTGCGAGTCATGTCAGAATGACAAGTCCATCGTTATTGTTGAAATAGTTTTCCTCaatttaatattcatgaaatgtGCCTTGGATCCATTTGCGTTTGGTTGGAGGCTTTCTCGACGCAGACAGGCTCTTAAAAGAATTATTTTCTGTCAGCTTCAAACTGTAAGGCAGATGGATCCCATCGTTGAACCATATAACCAGCTCCAAGAGACTAGACTTTAA